A stretch of Lactuca sativa cultivar Salinas chromosome 6, Lsat_Salinas_v11, whole genome shotgun sequence DNA encodes these proteins:
- the LOC111890584 gene encoding uncharacterized mitochondrial protein AtMg00810-like, with the protein MHQPPGFRDPSAPNHVCLLQKSLYGLKQAPLAWFQRFAQFITSSGFTNSKLDTSLFIYRQGDQIAYLLLYVDDIVLTASTTSLLHHIIASLRPEFSMTDLGVLNYFLGVAVSRDNQGMFLSQQKYAIQILEQAHMLNYKPARTPADTSAKFDGSGPPVTDPTLYRSLTGALQYLTFTRPDITNVVQQVCLFMHDPREPHFTALKRILRYLRGTLDHGLQLYASPSHGLVAYSDADWAGYPTTRRSTSGYYVFLGQNLVSWSSKRQGTISRSSAETE; encoded by the coding sequence ATGCATCAACCTCCAGGATTTCGGGACCCTTCTGCTCCTAACCATGTTTGTTTGTTGCAGAAATCTTTATATGGCCTAAAACAGGCACCGCTAGCTTGGTTTCAGAGATTTGCTCAGTTCATCACTAGTAGTGGTTTCACTAATAGCAAATTAGACACTTCTCTTTTTATTTACAGACAAGGCGATCAGATTGCTTACTTACTtctctatgttgatgacattgtGTTAACTGCATCTACCACAAGCCTACTTCATCATATTATTGCTTCTCTTCGCCCTGAGTTTTCCATGACAGATTTGGGTGTTCTGAATTATTTCTTAGGAGTTGCTGTCTCGCGTGACAATCAAGGCATGTTCTTGTCTCAGCAGAAATATGCTATCCAGATTCTTGAACAAGCTCATATGCTTAATTATAAACCTGCTCGTACCCCAGCAGACACTTCTGCCAAGTTCGATGGATCGGGTCCTCCGGTCACTGATCCGACTCTATATCGCAGCCTTACAGGTGCTCTTCAGTACTTGACTTTTACCAGACCAGATATCACTAATGTTGTTCAACAAGTTTGTCTTTTTATGCATGACCCTCGAGAGCCTCACTTTACAGCTCTCAAGCGTATCCTTAGGTACCTTAGAGGCACCTTAGATCATGGTCTTCAATTATATGCCTCTCCGTCACATGGTCTCGTTGCTTACTCTGATGCTGATTGGGCTGGCTACCCAACTACTCGACGCTCTACGTCCGGATACTACGTTTTCCTAGGGCAGAATCTCGTATCATGGTCTTCAAAGAGACAGGGCACCATCTCACGCTCTAGTGCTGAAACTGAATAA